The Parambassis ranga chromosome 13, fParRan2.1, whole genome shotgun sequence genome contains the following window.
taaaaaaaaaaactgctgtttgaCAGTCACCCTGCATGCGCTTAAACTTGGCAATGGCGCCCCCTGTTGACTGAGCAGTTGAATAACAATTTAATGGAATCATCAGAAGCTGTATtaattttctgttattttgaaaTCCATTCTTACATGATGCCTATTCCTATTATATGATGTAAATTTTATGTAAATTTGGCCTGACTGATATTAAAAGTGGTCAACCTGAGTGAAAAAATAGATGTAATTCAGAAAGCATCTTTCAGATGCTCTGACTGAACCTCTGGGCCCTTATCACTTACACATCAACTTTTAGATTGGGTTGGGCTGGAAGAATAACTGAGAAGAGGCTCCACTTTGGTTGCAAACCACATACTCTTCAAATAGGCTACAAAGCTAAACCACAACTATGTCTACATGGTCTCAACCAAATGTGTGTTTCCCCTTGCTTATTATGTTGTTGAGTAAAGCTAAAACAAGGCATGTTGGAAACTGGAGGGTATAAAAATAACATTGCATTTATGTCAAAGTCTCTTTCTACAGGCTTATATGTAAATGGAAGAATATGAAAGTGGGTGGATTTGATTAAACAGTCAAAAGTCAGTTTTAATCAGTTTATGGATCATATGTATTTTTTCTGATGAACTATTAtctgccattatttattttacaataaTCTATAAAAATGTTAGTATCTCACAGTTTGTACAGCTTTGTGTGTCAGGAAAACCTAAATGTAGAATGTAGAATGTCATTGTATAATTGTATAGCATGTTTATAATGAAAACTAACCTAAATGAAATCCAAATGTAAACAATATCAATAAAGAAAAACTTTTTATCAGTTTCTTAAACGTACATACAGAATACGGAACTTAAGTTCAGCAGCAAATGTTTCAGACCGGACAGCAATTTCTCTGGACGCTCCCTCTGTGTTTACGCCACAACGTGGGTCGCTGACAGCGCTTTTATGGCAGCAGAGTACgaaaaatacacaatattgaTAAATAGTTATTAGTCAGTATTTGATCTTTATCTCGTATTTAAAAATGGGTAAAAAGCGCAGCAGTGACGTCCCGCCGGACTCAAACACTCCggcgaaaaaaaacaaagttccGGAGTTCAATGGGACTGTGTTTAAATCGATGCTAAAGGAACCGACCACTGCCATGAAGGGTAAGTTCACATGAAAATCCACGAACTGATACTAAGTGGTTTATTAATCTGTTAGTTTATCACTGGATCAGTTTCTGTATAGTTTTTAATCTTCCTATTCTTCTACTCTCGCCTGCAGGACTGGAGACTTTCATATCAACTGCTAAGAAGCTGCCATGCTCTGACTTGTATGATGTGGTTGAAGGTTACCTTAAAATTTCCATGGAGTGTGCAGAAATATTCAAATTGCTAGAAGGAGAAAGGCACATAGAATCTGAGGTGAGCCAAAGTGCTTTCCTAGATTGATGccactgactgtctgtctgataAATGCTGATCAAATCTTATTCCTGTCTAGATGATGCTGATTTTTGAGAGCTTGGAGGTGATCCTTCTCAGGACAGCCAGTGACCTGTCCCACTTCAGCATGGTTGGCAATGCGATTGTGAAAAAGACTCTCTCTGGCTACATGAAGCTCCTGCAGGGATCTTTCCATTCAGAAAATCACAGGTTGAGTGAATGATCTCAGTTAAGGGAAATACAACTTGAAATAATCCTTCATTGTACCAaagttgtgtttctgtggttCTGTGCAGGTTTGTCCGTCAGTGCCTCAGCCTGCTGACTGCGTTGGTGTCTCAGGGTCAAGAAGCTGCCAGAGAGGTGTTAAGTCACATTCACATTAATAGAGGTCTGTCTGCACTGGCCAAAAGGAGGGATAAGAAGGTACGATGCAACCTTTATCTTTTCAGTTTACAGTTTGTGTCAGGATACTTTAGCTgttgtcctcctccctctttattTCTGCAGGGGAGACCTGATGTACGCCAAGCTTTTGTCCAGTTTATTCTGTCCTTTTTGGTATCTGGAGATAATGGAACTATTGGACAAATATTGGAAATCAAAGGTAATATAAGGATTACAATTGACACATCATACTCTTATATCATCAATGTGTGTGGACACATTTGTTAATTTTGTGTGGCAGAGCTGCTGCCAGAGATCCTGCGTATGGATCTGAAGGAGGACAGGATGTCCACAGTCAGTCTGATTTTGTCCACCTTAAAAAGCAGAGTGAGTCCTCGGCAGCAGTTTACATTTTTGATGTAAAATCTGTCATAACTTGTTCTAACCACGTTTATTGTTATGTGTCTTTCTGTAGGTTTTACTCAACAAGGCCATTAGTAAAACACAGAAAGTGCGTTTTTTCACACCTGCTGTCCTGGCCTCGGTTGCATCTCTGTATAAATGGAATGGGATTGTGGATGCAACCACTGATGATAACAGAGTAGGCTACTTTTTGTTCTGTCAAAACCAAGTCACACTTAAATTTGTCAGGTTATAACTTATATTTAATTACTTCCCTGTAAGATACAGGGAAACTCTGAGCTTGCTGCAGTGTGTATTATCCGGGAACTTGTCCACAGCTTCCTTCTTGACCTGTGTTGCTCCCGTAAGCATGGTCTCTGCTTCTATGATGCCAGCCTCGGCACAGCCGGCAGGTGAGTTCTTTAAAAGATACCTTGTACTCTCCTTGAAACTCTGCATGCCTGTTATAAGAGTTTACCTCCTCATTTTCAGGGGTGGCAACATTGTCTTGCTTCAGTTCTTGGTGGGGCTGAAACAGGTGACTGAGGATGAATTGGTGGCAGACTTGGTGGTGAATATCCTGAAAGCGAGCCCTGACATTCTCTCCAGATATTTCAAGGAGACTCGATATTCATACACCCCGCGCCTTAAAAGCGCTTGGCAAGACAATGTCAAGTTACTTAAAAAGGTACTTGTGCCTATATTTGGTATATTTGTTTAACTAAGAGATAACATGTGACAAAAACTactactttgtgtttttatgtcagaTCTACGAGGCCCAGCCAGACATTTCCACAGTCTTTCAAACTCAGGAGGTTGTCCCTCTGCCTCGCCTGCTCTCCATGATCATGGTGATATCTCTTCCTCCAGTTTGTAACAAGGCCTTCTTCACTCAGGGCCTCAATGTAAGTGACTGTATCTGTTTAATAAATGCATCAGTGTTGTCAGAAGTCTGACTGTGTTATGACTGTTTTTTCTTCAATTTTACAGCTTTCCAACAAAACAGTGCAGCTCACGACTCTATCCATGATGAACTTCCTTTTGAAAAGAGCCAGTAAGAATGTGGAGTATCTTTTAGACAAGTCTGCATGCTACAACTCTGATGTTTACACTGTTGACATGATGGGGGAACTGATGCAGCAGTACAGAGAAACACTCAGCAAGGTACGCTCAAGACCATGCTGTCTGAATAAACACGTTTGATAAGGTGCATCCAACAAGTCtcaattttttatattttgtagaTTTTGCCCGACATGACAAGCATAATCGCGACATGGCAATCGCTGAGCAAGAAGGAAAGGTCTGatggtgaagaaaaaaagacaaaaactggAGGGAATGCTGAGctgacagcactgacagaaactgaaAAAGAATTGCCTGGTAAATTCATACTGCGGCTTGCCTGTCCTTTAAAACAAGGTAGAACACTGTCCATTAACTGGCTTCTGTTCTTTATGTTCATGTAGGAGCTGAGACGGCTGAGGTCATTCTGCTGAAGGCGTTGATTCTTCAGGTCATATGTCTTTATCAGAAAGTGGTGCCACATCTGGTTAGCCAGTGCAAATTTGACTTCAGCAAACTCTTGAAAGGTAAGATTTTATTGGTGATAAGATCTGTTTTTTATTACCATTGTAATTGTTAAACAACAGGCCTTTAAAGCTAGCATTGTATTTGCCTCCCCAGGAATTGTGTCAGAGAAAGGACTGAGGGAAGAAGTCCCCCCAGTTTTGCAGTATCAGATACtgcagttagccttagaccttcCTGCAAGCAAATTCTCCTGGTTCCGCATACAGGTGAATATGTATTGATATACAGGTGTCAGTTGTCAGTGCTTATTTTTTCTAATACAtcaagtttttaaaatattctttATTGCTCGTCTTCATAGGATTCTTCAGATACAGAATCACCATCTGGAGAAAAATCTGTACTTTACCTGCTTCTCAAGATGTTTGTCAGCAGTAGCCACCTGAAAACCTCTACACAGATGCTGGTTCTAAAAGTAGGAAGCCTTTTCTTGTGCAAGATGAGCCATGGACATTTTTTAACAGTACAATATCCTGAATAACATCTGCAAAACAACAATTTGTGAGAACTGAATGCAGCAGTGCTCCAATGAATgttaaaaaatgctttttttaattaaatgggGAATCAGCTCATCAAAAAGAAGTTGTAGTCCTAATGTCTCCTGTTACTGCTCCTAACCATTGTTCTGAAACCTCTGCTCTATATTCAGGTGCTAAAGGACACTGGAGTCTTTGAGCACACTTGGTCAGAGCTCGAGTTCTGGCTCAACCAGCTGGCCAGATTAGAACCAACCCACCAGGAGACTGTTATACAGTTTTTGGAGAGGGTAAGTCTACGTGTTTAAATTTCAactttgatatatatatttctgttttatatAAGATAAAACATAGTTGTACCTAATAATAAACCCCTGGCTCTTTCTCTAGGTGCTGGTTAAACTGGTGTGTAATTCTTACACATACATGGATAAAGTCGCCGGCCTGGTGCAGGAGGCAGGTTATCTGCAGGCTAACCTGAACAACCAGGAGGGCGAAGCAGCTAGTATCCCAGTCTCACACATAGATGGTGAGTGATTAAAGATGGAAACAAGGTTGAATTTGTTGAGTTATGTGCAGGTCGGTAAGATAATTCTGACATTGTGTTTCAGATGTCTTAGACATGCTGGATGTCATTATGGAGGGTAGtgatggagagatggaggaatTTGGGCCATCACTGAGTGAAGACCTCATCATCCAAACCTTCCCCTTCAGTGCAGTGGTACCTGCTGCTCTTGAGGCTCGGAACAAACTGCCAGCAGATAAGGGTCAGACATCTGCTTCATCAAATCTGTTTAATTATTACATGAAATACTGCATAGGGAGATCTCTTGTTTTGTCTTGCATATAAAGCCTCTTCTTTATGTTTCTCCATCCTGTTCACTGTACATTATGAACCATCTGCCTTTTCCTCCCTCAGGGGTTGTATATGAATACTTGTCTGCAGTCCTCTCAGATGTGCTGCACTGTCAGAGAGATccgctccctctctgtctggctCTGCTGCAGTATGACAAAGAGCTTGTGTCTTCCGAACTCTCTGCTCCTGCTCATTCATCCGTCATACACCTTCATCACTACTACTCCAAATGGCTGCCAAAGCAGTGCCATGAGGAACTGGTCAGTTTTTAGTGCTACGTTTGTTAactaaatttgtatttttttaatgtatttttaaaatgacTGCTTTCTTTTTGCAGTTCAAGCCTTTTGAGTGCCATCCAGACGGAGGGCCAACCCCCTCCTCTTGCACTGCACTATTGAAAGCTGCCTACATCCAAGGACAGAGCGCTTTCCTCGAGGAAAGCTTAAAGAAAGATGTAGATGTGGCTCTAGCTTCCATGTCAGTGACAGAGTTTCCAGTTGCAATCAAGCAGATTTTGCTCTACATAAAAACTACAGTAGAAAACTTTGGCacagtaagaaaacaaaaactcacaccTCAGTAAATTTTTGTGTTAAATCATGTACACTAAACACAATATATCTCTGCACAGTTCTCCAAAGACAGTGGAACTGCCCTTCTGAAGACCTTAATGAATATAGTCCACGATATGGTGACTAAGCTGCAAGGGTTCCATGAGACCAAAACCTTTGAGCCAGCAACAGAGGAAACCCAAGAAGGATCAGACCTTTTTCTGGAACTCAACCAGTCTTCCTCAGCAGAAGCCAGTAAAGAGCAGGTCAGCGAAAAATTAACTTTTACAATGATTTGTTTGATGGATCAAACATGGATTTTGGAACTACTAACTATAATATCTGCTTCCTATCAAGTATTTTTGAAGGTAATCCATATTTCTGTCTTTAGATCCTTGTTTCAGCTCTTGGCTCCATTTTCAAGCATCCGTGTTTAGAGCAGTGGTTTTTGGCTTTGGAGTTGTCTGCGTTGCCTCCTCACTCTCTGAACCCTGTCGGACTGAAACGCCTGTGTGCACAGCTGACTGATGACATTCTGGCCCTGCTGAAGATCAGCGCCCCCATACTTCGTGGTCTAAATCATCTGGAGCTTCTTCACAGCTACATGGAGGCTGTAGAAAGAGCTGTTCTTAAGGAACTGACAGAGAAGGTTTCTCAGCCTGTAAAGACACACTCGAGATCCTTCCAAGCACTTCTGTCACTGCACAGCTACATGCATTCCTGTAATGTCAGGGGGGTGGTCTCCAAGTTGCTACTTCTCCCCCATGATGGCCTCATCTCCCCCAGTAATGAGGGGACACATTCTGAGCTCAGTGTTTATGGTCATGCAGCACTGCAGATCCTCACAGAGTGTGAATCGACCCCAGGCCATGGCACATTCCTGACGCAGGCACACCTCCATGGTCTTGGCACTCTGCTGCTGTCCTGCTCCAACCCAGCACTGGAAACCTTCTTGCTCCAAACGCTGTCAGCTGAGCCAGGCAGCGCCAAACTCATCCACACAAATGTGCTCTTGCACTGTCTCCAGCAGCCTATCGCAGACACACTGGCAATCAGTTCTCTTTTGCTGCAGAACTGCTCCACTCACCGCCTCTGCTTTGAAGTGTGGTGTCTAGAACCTACAAACATGGAGAAGCTGTCCAGTGAGACAGAAGCCTTCCTTCCTCTCATTAATACCTACTTGCAGGTGGCCAGTAGAGAGGACCCAGCAAGACCCAGCGATGGTGGGTAGAAAATTAAATTCTGTGTTGacttaaaacataaaacacaagaaTTGCTTTCACACTCTATTTATATAGCCATGTATGTATTAATTtcaatgttgctgttttttttccaaagtgCAAAACGAAGTTTTAAAATCCTTGAAGCAAGCACTGCTTGTGAAATTGTCCAAGTCTCTCCTGGAAACCCTGACAGCAGACTCCGGAGCCCAGCTTGCAGAAACATTAGCTAGTCTCATTAAGCTCTCTGCAAACATTAAGGACATCAGGGATTTGATCAACGATCTCCCCGGTGCTCTTCAAAATGTGGACAGCTTGCAAAGGTAAAACTTACAGTAACACATAATACAGAGCGATCACTGTCAGACATTGTTGGCTAAATCAGTCAGTTTCTCTTTCAGATGGCAACTAGTGGATGTTATTACTGAGAAAATTGCTGACTGCACAGAAGAACAAGACAAATGGAGGAAGTCTGTCACCTCTGCAGCTGTCAAGTGTCTCAGTGCAACTTACAGTCACTTTAAAGATCAGGCCACCTCCCCATCAGACCAGGAGCAGAACATCTTAAAAAGACTGCAGCATCTTCCGGTGGGTTTACGGTCTGTGTTCATTTTGTAAACTTAGTGTTGCTGTACTAATTTatcttcctcacacagacatcagCTGAAGACATTGCTGCATCTGAGTGGAACAGTTTTGTCAAAAATGGACTAAAGTAAGATGTTTGAAATCAACTCATATACAAACAGTATTGTATCTTTTTTCATGGATGAcccaaacatatttttaaatattgtagGTATCGCTACAGAGACCACCACTTCCTGAACATTTTGAGCAGCCTGTTGGAGCTGATGTATGGTGGCAGTGAAGTCCAGAAGGACCTCATACCTTTATCCACTCTTCACATGATGACCTGCAGCCATTCTCTCTTCCTACCCATCATGCTGGACTCTAGTGAAGAGCAGAGCATGTATCAAGCTAAAGGTaacatacattaaaaatgttAGAAAACCTAAACCCCTCAGTCTTTTATTGGTTTCTTATTAAGCACAATCCTGCTTGTTTTGTTCTCATTTTAGAAGAGTTGGTGtcccttctcctctttctgGTAAAGAAATGTCCAACTGTCTGTAACGTCAGTCACTTTGGAATTCTATTGGGAGCATACGGAGCTACACTGTGTTCTTTAGGTAAGGCTTCACACCATAAAGGTTGTGTAttggtttgtgttttctcctttcagtttacattttgttttgcagATCAGAAACTGTTACTGCTTCTTCAGGAATATGAAAGAAACCAAGTCAGCCTGCTGAAGTTTCAGTACGTTGCATTGTTGTTTTGACCATTTAACAGATGCACTTATTTGTTGCAAACGCTTATTAAGTTTTGAACCACAGATCCTTCTTTTGGGGCCCGGCAGCTGTGGAGCACCACAAGACCAGGAAAAGCCTGGGAGCCTCCCTGTGGAAGCAGGCAAGCTCAGACGAACTGTTGGCCCTGCTGAAAGCTGACAGGATGCTCCAGACTGTTGCACACTTTCCACAGCAGCGCAAACTCATCCTACAGGttcatttttaatcacatttgTTGTTCTAATCTGCATTTAAAAAGATATTTAGATTTTGTTTGATATTGATTCAGAATGGCACAAAAATAATCTGTTGGGTGGCACCGTGCCTGAATTTTGCATACTGATTAGAGTGCGGTGCCTCTGCATGGTGAAATATATTTCTAGAATAGATGTACAGAGAATTGTGGCCAACGCCTAGTTTGGTgaggctgtaaaaatgtaaGTAGTTATagcataaaatgtatttttttcatttttatgatgTATGGCATTCCATTTGTGTTATATGCACGAAATGCATTTTTGAGTATCTCTTTTCCAGAACGTTGCAGGAATAAAATGAGCACACAGTGCTCATAAATCTTTTGCTCTCTTTTTAGGGTGCAGATGAACTGCTGAATAATAACGTTGCACTGAAAAACCCTGGGAATGTATATGACCCCTGTTTTCTTTTGCCTCTGTTCAGTGCCATATTGCGACCAGGTAAGATCATTGCCTGTCATTACTCAGAGTCATGGGTTTAGGTCATCAGTCAGTGTATCTGTTGCTTCCTCTGTTGCAGAATGTGTCATTGACTGTCTCAAGTTTGTATCGAGTCATGCATTCGGAGTATGTGTAATGGCACTAAGTAGCTATGATGAAAAGGTGAGAGCGGCAGCGTACCACGTCCTTAGCAGCTTCTATCATCACCTGGAGGGTGCTCGGTTCAGAGAGAAGAGACAGGTAAACTGTCAGTGAAagtaatgtgtgtctgtgtgtggtgtgggtgTGTAAAAGTTATGTGTGTGGAAAATCACCTCCAGAAACACTGACATGCTTGTTTTTGCCTAACAGCTTCTGTATTTGATGGACACCGTGAAAAATGGAATTACACAGCAGAATCAAAGGCTTCCGTTTGTCCTGACTACTTACATCTGTAAAGTGGCTCAGCAGATGCTTAAACCAGGTGCGTAACCCTTTTATTTAGGCTCTATATCTAATCACATGATCCCTGATCTGCTTTAAACATAATGTAATTCAATACTTACTTAAGACTTAGCCAAGACTAAGGAATTACAGTGAGTGGActctttatttattgtatttttacataTAGCATAGTATGCTAGCCCTGCTATACCATACATATCACTGACCTCTattcttttcctgtttcctcaGAGGACCACATGTATGTAGTGTTAAACAGGTTCCTGCTCTCCCACCAGAGTTTGGACTTCAGAAGAGTCCCTGAGTTCTTCAAGCTGTTCTATGGCTTTGACTTAGAGGTATTACaggaaaacattgtttttgttttctattctGCAGGTTGGTGATGTGTCCCTGAACTCATAAATCACTGTCTAAATAGCTCGTTCTTGTGTCAACAGTATTTAGccttcttgtgtttgtttttgtttgtttttagataGTTATCTCTTTCTGTGAACAGGTAAGTGATCAGAGTAtgattctgtttttctttttgtagcaCAAGATAGAACGTGAGTGGATCCTAAATGTGCTAGAGGAAGGAATAAGTGATGGACACTGCTATGAACTGTGCAACCAACAGGGGATCTTTCAGATCCTCCTAGGCTTCAGCAGCAGTCCCCTGTGTGATGACCACTTCCAGGTACACACGGTTGGAAACATGAAAGCCCTAAGACCATAGATCAGTATGCTTATGAAGAAGAGAAAttgttaaatgtgaaattgttcATGCGTGTTTCTTCTTATAGGCTCAGATCATCAGAGTTTTGTCCAAAGCTTCCTGTGCAAACAAAGCAGCTTATAATCTTACCAAGAGCTCTGCACTCCTAACCTGGATTATACAGGTAGTGGAAAAAAGGTACGCTTGGAAGTAAAGTTCGGTCATAATTTCATACTATTTATCTCTATACTCAGATTTGCAGTAGCTGTAAAATTCTCATTGTGCTCCTTAGGAACCTAGGCCAGCAGCTACTTTGTGCTGTCATTGATCTGCTCCACGTGCTGTGGTTCACAAACCTTGGACAGAAAGACAAGCAGGTGGATGGAGCCAAGGCCACCTCGTCCGCAGGGGAGAAACCTCAGAGCCGAGTCAAATGTCTTCCACTGCCACTCATTAATGAATTCTTGTGTGTAGCAGCAAGTATCAGCAGACACATCAGGTAATGCACAAACCTCAATCATGGAAAAGTGTAAACTGAATAAAACTGTATCTCTTCAGGCACAGAACTGCCTACATGTGTGTGATAACCTTGAAGCTAAAATAACACATAGTGAATGTTTACAGCCTTTTGGTGAAGGatgacagtgtttgtttgttctccTCTTAGCAGGTTGGGTGTGAAGGCCGCTCAGCTCAGCCTGTTTCTGCAgactctgtgctctgtgctgaaGCAT
Protein-coding sequences here:
- the urb1 gene encoding nucleolar pre-ribosomal-associated protein 1 isoform X3 gives rise to the protein MGKKRSSDVPPDSNTPAKKNKVPEFNGTVFKSMLKEPTTAMKGLETFISTAKKLPCSDLYDVVEGYLKISMECAEIFKLLEGERHIESEMMLIFESLEVILLRTASDLSHFSMVGNAIVKKTLSGYMKLLQGSFHSENHRFVRQCLSLLTALVSQGQEAAREVLSHIHINRGLSALAKRRDKKGRPDVRQAFVQFILSFLVSGDNGTIGQILEIKELLPEILRMDLKEDRMSTVSLILSTLKSRVLLNKAISKTQKVRFFTPAVLASVASLYKWNGIVDATTDDNRGNSELAAVCIIRELVHSFLLDLCCSRKHGLCFYDASLGTAGRGGNIVLLQFLVGLKQVTEDELVADLVVNILKASPDILSRYFKETRYSYTPRLKSAWQDNVKLLKKIYEAQPDISTVFQTQEVVPLPRLLSMIMVISLPPVCNKAFFTQGLNLSNKTVQLTTLSMMNFLLKRASKNVEYLLDKSACYNSDVYTVDMMGELMQQYRETLSKILPDMTSIIATWQSLSKKERSDGEEKKTKTGGNAELTALTETEKELPGAETAEVILLKALILQVICLYQKVVPHLVSQCKFDFSKLLKGIVSEKGLREEVPPVLQYQILQLALDLPASKFSWFRIQDSSDTESPSGEKSVLYLLLKMFVSSSHLKTSTQMLVLKVLKDTGVFEHTWSELEFWLNQLARLEPTHQETVIQFLERVLVKLVCNSYTYMDKVAGLVQEAGYLQANLNNQEGEAASIPVSHIDDVLDMLDVIMEGSDGEMEEFGPSLSEDLIIQTFPFSAVVPAALEARNKLPADKGVVYEYLSAVLSDVLHCQRDPLPLCLALLQYDKELVSSELSAPAHSSVIHLHHYYSKWLPKQCHEELFKPFECHPDGGPTPSSCTALLKAAYIQGQSAFLEESLKKDVDVALASMSVTEFPVAIKQILLYIKTTVENFGTFSKDSGTALLKTLMNIVHDMVTKLQGFHETKTFEPATEETQEGSDLFLELNQSSSAEASKEQILVSALGSIFKHPCLEQWFLALELSALPPHSLNPVGLKRLCAQLTDDILALLKISAPILRGLNHLELLHSYMEAVERAVLKELTEKVSQPVKTHSRSFQALLSLHSYMHSCNVRGVVSKLLLLPHDGLISPSNEGTHSELSVYGHAALQILTECESTPGHGTFLTQAHLHGLGTLLLSCSNPALETFLLQTLSAEPGSAKLIHTNVLLHCLQQPIADTLAISSLLLQNCSTHRLCFEVWCLEPTNMEKLSSETEAFLPLINTYLQVASREDPARPSDVQNEVLKSLKQALLVKLSKSLLETLTADSGAQLAETLASLIKLSANIKDIRDLINDLPGALQNVDSLQRWQLVDVITEKIADCTEEQDKWRKSVTSAAVKCLSATYSHFKDQATSPSDQEQNILKRLQHLPTSAEDIAASEWNSFVKNGLKYRYRDHHFLNILSSLLELMYGGSEVQKDLIPLSTLHMMTCSHSLFLPIMLDSSEEQSMYQAKEELVSLLLFLVKKCPTVCNVSHFGILLGAYGATLCSLDQKLLLLLQEYERNQVSLLKFQSFFWGPAAVEHHKTRKSLGASLWKQASSDELLALLKADRMLQTVAHFPQQRKLILQGADELLNNNVALKNPGNVYDPCFLLPLFSAILRPECVIDCLKFVSSHAFGVCVMALSSYDEKVRAAAYHVLSSFYHHLEGARFREKRQLLYLMDTVKNGITQQNQRLPFVLTTYICKVAQQMLKPEDHMYVVLNRFLLSHQSLDFRRVPEFFKLFYGFDLEHKIEREWILNVLEEGISDGHCYELCNQQGIFQILLGFSSSPLCDDHFQAQIIRVLSKASCANKAAYNLTKSSALLTWIIQVVEKRNLGQQLLCAVIDLLHVLWFTNLGQKDKQVDGAKATSSAGEKPQSRVKCLPLPLINEFLCVAASISRHISRLGVKAAQLSLFLQTLCSVLKHRRTALSVSKQADRLTLHPQPLSSIEAITLLHCWASLSHNTALLTQVQALCEKHKVKECIGTGKEKARGKSLSSQTHTQKENLAEDSETEQHKERLLTECKFYLTGIFVHWEPACHLFEPQTAQPRDKLDPSWLASDTAHLLTKWSLRWLVEDLYDENRTKEFLHWVEKAVIKHKQVVDVVLVDLGWKADLLRLYHQAFETLQHASISPREGTLQMFTNIMTCLLEAQGNLPELHQAVVSACRPEPGHDQSRHDSGLFLLSLYIHDMWSGATSAELFLSHVSLVTRVKCKTQKSSKSPQTPDVIRAICSDIITMKS
- the urb1 gene encoding nucleolar pre-ribosomal-associated protein 1 isoform X4, with protein sequence MGKKRSSDVPPDSNTPAKKNKVPEFNGTVFKSMLKEPTTAMKGLETFISTAKKLPCSDLYDVVEGYLKISMECAEIFKLLEGERHIESEMMLIFESLEVILLRTASDLSHFSMVGNAIVKKTLSGYMKLLQGSFHSENHRFVRQCLSLLTALVSQGQEAAREVLSHIHINRGLSALAKRRDKKGRPDVRQAFVQFILSFLVSGDNGTIGQILEIKELLPEILRMDLKEDRMSTVSLILSTLKSRVLLNKAISKTQKVRFFTPAVLASVASLYKWNGIVDATTDDNRGNSELAAVCIIRELVHSFLLDLCCSRKHGLCFYDASLGTAGRGGNIVLLQFLVGLKQVTEDELVADLVVNILKASPDILSRYFKETRYSYTPRLKSAWQDNVKLLKKIYEAQPDISTVFQTQEVVPLPRLLSMIMVISLPPVCNKAFFTQGLNLSNKTVQLTTLSMMNFLLKRASKNVEYLLDKSACYNSDVYTVDMMGELMQQYRETLSKILPDMTSIIATWQSLSKKERSDGEEKKTKTGGNAELTALTETEKELPGAETAEVILLKALILQVICLYQKVVPHLVSQCKFDFSKLLKGIVSEKGLREEVPPVLQYQILQLALDLPASKFSWFRIQDSSDTESPSGEKSVLYLLLKMFVSSSHLKTSTQMLVLKVLKDTGVFEHTWSELEFWLNQLARLEPTHQETVIQFLERVLVKLVCNSYTYMDKVAGLVQEAGYLQANLNNQEGEAASIPVSHIDDVLDMLDVIMEGSDGEMEEFGPSLSEDLIIQTFPFSAVVPAALEARNKLPADKGVVYEYLSAVLSDVLHCQRDPLPLCLALLQYDKELVSSELSAPAHSSVIHLHHYYSKWLPKQCHEELFKPFECHPDGGPTPSSCTALLKAAYIQGQSAFLEESLKKDVDVALASMSVTEFPVAIKQILLYIKTTVENFGTFSKDSGTALLKTLMNIVHDMVTKLQGFHETKTFEPATEETQEGSDLFLELNQSSSAEASKEQILVSALGSIFKHPCLEQWFLALELSALPPHSLNPVGLKRLCAQLTDDILALLKISAPILRGLNHLELLHSYMEAVERAVLKELTEKVSQPVKTHSRSFQALLSLHSYMHSCNVRGVVSKLLLLPHDGLISPSNEGTHSELSVYGHAALQILTECESTPGHGTFLTQAHLHGLGTLLLSCSNPALETFLLQTLSAEPGSAKLIHTNVLLHCLQQPIADTLAISSLLLQNCSTHRLCFEVWCLEPTNMEKLSSETEAFLPLINTYLQVASREDPARPSDVQNEVLKSLKQALLVKLSKSLLETLTADSGAQLAETLASLIKLSANIKDIRDLINDLPGALQNVDSLQRWQLVDVITEKIADCTEEQDKWRKSVTSAAVKCLSATYSHFKDQATSPSDQEQNILKRLQHLPTSAEDIAASEWNSFVKNGLKYRYRDHHFLNILSSLLELMYGGSEVQKDLIPLSTLHMMTCSHSLFLPIMLDSSEEQSMYQAKEELVSLLLFLVKKCPTVCNVSHFGILLGAYGATLCSLDQKLLLLLQEYERNQVSLLKFQSFFWGPAAVEHHKTRKSLGASLWKQASSDELLALLKADRMLQTVAHFPQQRKLILQGADELLNNNVALKNPGNVYDPCFLLPLFSAILRPECVIDCLKFVSSHAFGVCVMALSSYDEKVRAAAYHVLSSFYHHLEGARFREKRQLLYLMDTVKNGITQQNQRLPFVLTTYICKVAQQMLKPEDHMYVVLNRFLLSHQSLDFRRVPEFFKLFYGFDLEHKIEREWILNVLEEGISDGHCYELCNQQGIFQILLGFSSSPLCDDHFQAQIIRVLSKASCANKAAYNLTKSSALLTWIIQVVEKRNLGQQLLCAVIDLLHVLWFTNLGQKDKQVDGAKATSSAGEKPQSRVKCLPLPLINEFLCVAASISRHIRLGVKAAQLSLFLQTLCSVLKHRRTALSVSKQADRLTLHPQPLSSIEAITLLHCWASLSHNTALLTQVQALCEKHKVKECIGTGKEKARGKSLSSQTHTQKENLAEDSETEQHKERLLTECKFYLTGIFVHWEPACHLFEPQTAQPRDKLDPSWLASDTAHLLTKWSLRWLVEDLYDENRTKEFLHWVEKAVIKHKQVVDVVLVDLGWKADLLRLYHQAFETLQHASISPREGTLQMFTNIMTCLLEAQGNLPELHQAVVSACRPEPGHDQSRHDSGLFLLSLYIHDMWSGATSAELFLSHVSLVTRVKCKTQKSSKSPQTPDVIRAICSDIITMKS